In Geminocystis sp. NIES-3709, a single genomic region encodes these proteins:
- a CDS encoding chemotaxis protein CheW produces the protein MSESSSVSSKLRELLPQLFEKTQIRGDRYLRFQLNSELTTLISIDYVTESLIIDRDKITPVPKMSPFVMGVINSRDRVFFVIDLPLLLDLTPIPSYARESHLIVINVASFLDNKSSELWLGLAIDKIQGITRTEKKPEKYYPFSSSFSEQEQCLLEYINGWIIDESQTLAVLDLAKIVKKSF, from the coding sequence ATGTCTGAATCTTCTTCTGTTTCCTCAAAATTGCGGGAATTACTACCACAGCTATTTGAAAAGACACAAATAAGAGGCGATCGCTACTTAAGATTTCAATTAAATTCTGAGTTAACTACTTTAATCTCCATCGATTATGTTACAGAATCACTGATAATTGATCGAGATAAAATTACTCCCGTACCGAAAATGTCTCCTTTTGTGATGGGTGTAATTAATTCTCGTGATCGAGTCTTTTTTGTGATTGATTTACCCCTGTTGCTTGATTTAACTCCCATTCCTAGTTATGCACGAGAATCTCATTTAATTGTGATTAATGTTGCCTCTTTTCTTGACAACAAATCATCAGAATTATGGCTAGGTTTAGCAATAGATAAAATTCAAGGCATCACCAGAACCGAAAAAAAACCAGAAAAATACTATCCTTTCTCATCTTCTTTTTCCGAACAAGAACAATGCCTTCTTGAATATATTAACGGTTGGATTATAGATGAAAGTCAAACTTTAGCCGTTTTAGATCTAGCTAAGATAGTTAAGAAAAGTTTTTAA
- a CDS encoding methyl-accepting chemotaxis protein: MISQNATFPLEAQSSEKEDISFKSSGQNNPESENKIKKGGTFRQRLLTTILPTTLIPLIVASSITINITGYRAERDELNRLEEIAVLGTVGSLTSSKNGVALEATEVSSKTLQEVLSNLLKKEIVGTRVLQIIDVQTGNLLNSIVSETLNIPKDKIVEGEAITQVAKILLENQSNNNFPELLSQLNQIPNLAQIDLRESQNIEGSPTLTFRLNKRYFKILSIPETNVLAVISVDEGEIFRAGNQLALIFGSLTFFLAILAVASVILLAQNFSEPLINLTNKAKQVAQGDLEVEATLEGTEENRILAYNFNSLVQRVKELIKEQEAIANEQKEEKEKLEMGIYQLLDDLQGAVEGDLTVRASLSSMEMSTVADLCNAILDNLQDIASQVQKSSNQVIFALEKDEESIKELTKGAIEENYKTIDTLVSVKNMSETISKIAQSANQAATLADDAYSATEESSKGMDATVSTIFSLRNTVGETAKKMKRLGESSQKISQVVSLIEEIALKTNLLAINATVEANRAGEQGQGFTVIAEQVGALAEQSASATKEIAKIVAEIQQETQEVTNAMEMGTTQVVSTTQLVETTKQQLEQVLTRSRNINQLMQSISQSTVSQAQTSQTVQELMEQIAHKSEERLEYSQKIVKSIQGTSQIAQQLELAVEQFKVSE, from the coding sequence ATGATCAGTCAAAATGCCACCTTTCCTTTAGAAGCTCAATCTTCAGAAAAAGAAGATATTTCTTTCAAATCTTCAGGGCAAAATAATCCAGAAAGTGAAAACAAGATCAAAAAAGGAGGAACTTTCAGACAGAGACTCTTAACTACTATCTTACCTACAACTTTAATCCCTTTAATTGTAGCTAGTTCTATTACTATCAATATTACAGGTTATCGGGCGGAAAGAGATGAGTTAAATCGCCTAGAAGAAATTGCTGTTTTAGGAACGGTAGGCTCTTTGACCAGTTCAAAAAATGGAGTGGCTTTAGAAGCGACTGAAGTATCATCAAAAACTTTGCAAGAAGTCTTGAGCAATCTTTTAAAGAAGGAAATTGTAGGAACAAGGGTTTTACAAATTATCGATGTTCAAACAGGTAATTTATTAAATTCGATCGTATCTGAAACTTTAAATATACCAAAAGATAAAATTGTTGAAGGAGAAGCCATTACCCAAGTTGCAAAAATTTTGTTAGAAAATCAGTCTAATAATAATTTTCCAGAATTACTGAGTCAATTAAATCAAATACCAAATCTAGCCCAAATTGACTTAAGGGAATCTCAAAATATAGAAGGTTCTCCAACACTAACATTTCGCTTAAATAAACGATATTTTAAAATATTGTCAATTCCTGAGACTAATGTTCTAGCAGTAATATCTGTTGATGAGGGGGAGATTTTTCGGGCAGGAAATCAATTAGCCCTTATTTTCGGTTCTCTTACCTTTTTCCTCGCAATTCTAGCTGTTGCTAGTGTTATTCTTTTAGCCCAAAACTTTTCTGAACCTTTAATCAATTTAACCAATAAAGCTAAACAGGTAGCTCAAGGAGATTTAGAAGTTGAAGCGACATTAGAAGGAACAGAAGAAAATCGTATTCTCGCCTATAATTTTAATAGTTTAGTTCAACGAGTAAAAGAACTAATTAAAGAACAAGAAGCCATTGCTAATGAACAAAAAGAAGAAAAAGAAAAATTAGAAATGGGAATTTATCAACTACTCGATGATTTACAAGGTGCTGTGGAAGGAGATTTGACAGTGAGAGCGAGTTTAAGTTCCATGGAAATGAGTACCGTTGCCGATTTATGTAACGCTATTTTAGACAATTTACAAGACATTGCTTCCCAAGTACAAAAATCCAGTAATCAAGTAATTTTTGCTTTAGAAAAAGATGAAGAGTCCATCAAAGAATTAACCAAAGGCGCGATCGAAGAAAACTATAAAACCATAGATACATTGGTGTCTGTAAAAAATATGTCTGAAACCATCAGTAAAATTGCTCAAAGTGCCAATCAGGCCGCTACCCTTGCTGATGATGCTTACTCTGCGACAGAAGAAAGTTCCAAAGGCATGGACGCAACAGTAAGTACGATCTTCAGTCTCAGAAACACGGTAGGAGAAACAGCGAAAAAAATGAAACGTTTAGGGGAATCTTCCCAAAAAATTTCTCAGGTGGTATCTCTGATCGAAGAAATTGCTCTCAAAACTAACCTTCTTGCCATTAATGCCACTGTGGAAGCTAATCGTGCAGGAGAACAAGGGCAAGGCTTTACGGTGATTGCAGAACAAGTCGGGGCATTAGCCGAACAATCTGCCTCTGCTACTAAAGAAATCGCCAAAATTGTGGCAGAAATTCAACAAGAAACCCAAGAAGTAACCAATGCCATGGAAATGGGAACTACTCAGGTAGTAAGTACCACCCAATTAGTAGAAACCACCAAACAACAATTAGAACAAGTGTTAACTCGCTCTCGTAACATTAATCAGTTGATGCAAAGCATTTCTCAATCCACTGTTTCTCAGGCTCAAACATCTCAAACAGTACAAGAATTAATGGAACAAATCGCTCACAAATCCGAAGAAAGATTAGAGTATTCGCAAAAAATTGTGAAATCAATCCAAGGTACATCACAAATTGCTCAACAGTTAGAGTTGGCGGTAGAACAGTTTAAAGTGAGTGAATAA
- a CDS encoding hybrid sensor histidine kinase/response regulator, protein MDQDQIKMNFLDEAEECFDNIESVLLHISSTIAEPEKIDLALRAAHSVKGGAGMMGFLILSEVAHGLEDFLKILRVHYHSTNIDVSIETLLLQGVDQMRHITNLHRHGVSVKKEDLSQNLEPIFNQLQKYLGVLTSEDEDILFAQDEQIDSSALMFEEGAQAIIDNFALQIEQLSADELLWALQSSCEQLSFCAQLAELNPVVELCQSIQEQAQMIDIGEINTLSQESLKLWRRSLALVMRGSLDKLPSRLDFTFIPQDENSLAENLLNWDEDDLSFLSDALDSTISEEILFEDELLTDNTQEEIDEQLIPEEELALLENTLSQALSETLEEVSTPIINQRKPVTSSTPLRQTVRISTEQVEQLNNFFGKLILERNRVNSHLEQLKNFVELMNQRVNKLEESNRLLRDWYDHTSVADIVSVVNAVGMPSKNVPSGLLNEQFDALEMDRYTEVHLISQGQIETVVQLQEVGTDINLELQEVNRGMEELNQTMRSLQKNVTQIQMRPFRDLVKGFPRLIRDLSLQFHKQVHLTIEGENTLLDRTLIESLNAPMVHLIRNAFDHGIESPQSRQEQGKSSIGNIKLNAVNRGTKTIITIEDDGAGINLDKITQRLQEIGISIEEIQKMSQTQLVNQIFDAGFSTADRVTELSGRGIGMDVVRTNLLEIEGDIQVTSEMGKGTTFTLTVPFNSSILRVMIVESAGVFLAIPINSVREILNLSQVIQKNSRQITWQNYIIPLISLKETLTFNRPYQSKQMSGNPIINQPVAMIVGDGNKIGALEVERYWGDQEVTIRPIETYLPLPEGVISSMILGDGGVLLLIDPVSWIQTSLTENQIPSITQTSFLSPDTNTILITDDSINIRRYLASTLEKAGYQVEEAKDGKEAVDKLLSGLSVKAVICDIEMPNLDGYGVLEEVKGRSEFQSLPIIMLTSRSSEKHRQIAFNLGADAYFSKPYNERELLETIENLIRLC, encoded by the coding sequence ATGGATCAAGATCAAATAAAAATGAATTTCCTCGATGAAGCAGAGGAGTGTTTTGACAATATTGAGTCGGTATTACTGCACATTAGTTCGACGATCGCAGAGCCAGAAAAAATAGACTTAGCTTTAAGAGCCGCCCACTCAGTGAAAGGGGGGGCTGGAATGATGGGATTTCTGATTTTAAGTGAAGTTGCCCATGGTTTAGAGGATTTTTTGAAAATTTTACGGGTACATTATCATTCGACAAATATTGATGTTTCGATCGAAACTCTTTTATTACAAGGAGTGGATCAAATGCGTCACATCACTAACTTACATCGTCATGGAGTGTCAGTAAAAAAAGAAGATTTAAGTCAAAATTTAGAGCCTATTTTTAATCAATTACAAAAGTACTTAGGAGTGCTAACCTCCGAAGATGAGGATATTTTGTTTGCTCAAGACGAGCAGATTGATTCTTCCGCTTTGATGTTTGAGGAAGGAGCACAGGCTATTATTGATAATTTTGCCCTTCAGATAGAACAGTTATCAGCGGATGAGTTGCTATGGGCTTTGCAATCTAGTTGTGAACAATTATCCTTTTGCGCTCAATTAGCAGAATTAAATCCAGTAGTTGAACTTTGCCAGTCTATTCAAGAACAAGCCCAAATGATTGATATAGGAGAAATTAATACTCTTTCTCAAGAGAGTTTGAAGTTATGGCGTCGCTCTCTGGCATTGGTTATGCGCGGTAGTTTGGATAAATTACCCTCTCGTTTAGATTTTACTTTCATCCCGCAAGATGAAAATTCATTGGCAGAAAATTTACTGAATTGGGATGAAGATGATTTATCTTTTTTGAGTGATGCCCTTGATAGTACCATCTCAGAAGAAATCTTATTTGAGGATGAATTATTAACGGATAATACCCAAGAAGAAATCGACGAGCAATTAATTCCTGAAGAAGAATTAGCCTTATTAGAAAATACTTTATCTCAAGCCCTCAGTGAGACACTAGAGGAGGTTAGCACACCGATTATCAATCAAAGAAAACCAGTAACTTCTAGTACTCCCCTTCGTCAAACTGTCAGAATTTCAACAGAACAAGTCGAACAATTAAATAATTTCTTTGGTAAATTAATTTTAGAACGTAATCGGGTTAACTCCCATTTAGAACAATTGAAAAACTTTGTGGAGTTAATGAATCAACGGGTGAATAAATTAGAAGAATCTAATCGGCTTTTGCGTGATTGGTACGATCACACTTCTGTAGCAGATATAGTTAGTGTCGTCAATGCTGTTGGTATGCCGTCTAAAAATGTTCCCAGTGGTCTTTTAAATGAGCAATTTGATGCTTTAGAGATGGATAGATATACGGAAGTTCATTTAATTTCTCAGGGGCAAATAGAGACGGTTGTACAGTTACAAGAAGTCGGCACTGATATTAACCTAGAGTTACAGGAAGTAAATCGAGGAATGGAGGAACTAAATCAAACCATGCGATCGCTTCAAAAAAACGTAACTCAAATTCAGATGCGTCCTTTCAGAGACTTAGTTAAAGGTTTTCCCCGTTTAATTCGAGATTTAAGTCTTCAATTCCATAAACAGGTACACCTCACCATAGAAGGAGAAAACACTCTCCTCGATCGCACCTTGATTGAATCCTTGAATGCTCCGATGGTACACTTAATTCGGAATGCCTTTGATCATGGTATCGAATCTCCCCAAAGTCGTCAAGAACAAGGAAAAAGCTCGATCGGCAACATCAAACTAAATGCCGTCAACCGAGGTACAAAAACTATTATTACCATTGAAGACGATGGAGCAGGAATCAATTTAGACAAAATTACTCAACGACTGCAAGAAATAGGCATCAGTATTGAAGAAATACAAAAAATGTCTCAAACTCAATTGGTAAATCAGATATTTGACGCAGGTTTTAGCACTGCCGATCGAGTCACCGAACTTTCAGGGCGAGGGATAGGCATGGACGTAGTGCGAACCAACTTGCTGGAAATAGAAGGAGATATTCAAGTTACAAGCGAAATGGGTAAAGGTACAACATTCACTTTAACAGTGCCTTTTAACTCCTCTATTTTAAGAGTGATGATTGTCGAAAGCGCTGGAGTATTTTTAGCCATACCCATTAACAGTGTTCGAGAAATTCTGAATCTTTCCCAAGTGATACAAAAAAACTCTCGACAAATAACTTGGCAAAACTACATCATTCCCTTAATTTCCCTGAAAGAGACTTTAACCTTTAACCGCCCCTATCAATCTAAGCAAATGTCAGGCAATCCCATAATTAATCAACCAGTAGCAATGATTGTCGGCGATGGTAATAAGATCGGAGCATTAGAAGTAGAAAGATATTGGGGAGATCAAGAAGTCACCATTCGCCCCATAGAAACCTATCTTCCCTTACCTGAAGGAGTTATCAGTTCCATGATTTTAGGAGATGGAGGAGTATTACTCTTAATCGATCCAGTATCTTGGATTCAGACATCTTTAACAGAGAATCAAATTCCTTCCATTACACAAACTTCATTTCTGTCACCAGATACTAATACTATTCTCATCACCGATGATTCCATCAATATTCGTCGTTATCTAGCCTCCACTCTTGAAAAAGCCGGTTATCAGGTGGAAGAAGCTAAAGACGGAAAAGAAGCAGTAGATAAACTGTTGAGTGGTTTATCCGTTAAGGCCGTAATTTGTGATATTGAAATGCCCAACTTGGACGGTTATGGAGTTTTAGAAGAAGTTAAGGGAAGATCTGAGTTTCAATCCTTACCTATTATCATGCTGACTTCTCGCAGTAGTGAAAAACATCGTCAAATTGCGTTTAATCTGGGTGCAGATGCTTATTTTTCTAAGCCCTACAATGAGAGAGAATTGTTGGAAACAATAGAAAACCTAATTAGGCTTTGCTGA
- a CDS encoding type IV pilus twitching motility protein PilT: MTQSSERERKQPLPVPPLIPQTKPQGMTDIEDETRVSANSPFPSLTKNSIPPQGFDIPDFDDDDNDDFEPEGETQINLDGMPPLGKPPNFTPPPLPPLGGKNTLTKGSPTVPIGGKRTLTPPPLTPPPLTAKGKPGETGVRRGTPMDRSTSPGALRPGPQANARGSSPQAGRTPGQLSLNELVKLAYDNGYSDVHLGVGELPRMRDRGEMIILDQYPEIDLNTFMSWLREIMREEEIQKFKKELEFDGATQYDFARVRINVFDALNGPALVLRLIPIKILTLEQLRLPPVFKDVCDAHKGLILITGPTGSGKSTTLAAMIDYINSEQAKHIITIEDPVEFVHKSRKALIKQREVGMNTLKFDNALKAALREDPDIILVGEMRDKETVNTALKAAQTGHLVMGTLHTNNAIKTLERIFTLYTAEEQTAIRSALAESLVAIIAQGLCRTTDGKRAAYHDILVNTETVKDYILSNKYEEIGMLMADGEYDGMMTMNKSLFSLYQDGRITEETALERSPTRNEMAMMLRGRI, from the coding sequence ATGACCCAATCTTCGGAAAGAGAGAGAAAGCAACCTTTACCTGTACCCCCTTTAATTCCTCAAACTAAGCCCCAAGGAATGACTGATATTGAAGATGAAACCAGAGTTAGTGCTAATAGTCCTTTTCCTTCTTTAACTAAAAATAGTATTCCCCCTCAAGGATTTGATATTCCAGATTTTGATGATGACGACAATGATGATTTTGAACCAGAAGGAGAAACTCAAATTAATTTAGATGGGATGCCACCTCTTGGCAAACCGCCTAATTTCACTCCACCACCTTTACCCCCCCTCGGTGGTAAAAATACCCTGACAAAAGGTTCTCCTACTGTTCCTATCGGCGGAAAACGAACTCTGACTCCTCCCCCTTTAACTCCACCTCCTCTAACTGCTAAGGGTAAACCCGGAGAAACAGGAGTTCGTCGTGGTACACCAATGGATCGATCGACTTCTCCCGGAGCTTTAAGACCGGGTCCTCAAGCCAATGCTCGTGGTTCTTCTCCACAGGCTGGTAGAACACCCGGACAACTTTCTCTTAATGAATTGGTTAAATTAGCCTATGACAATGGTTACTCAGATGTACATTTAGGAGTTGGTGAACTGCCTCGTATGCGCGATCGAGGAGAAATGATTATTTTAGATCAATATCCTGAAATCGATCTCAATACCTTCATGAGTTGGTTAAGAGAGATTATGCGAGAGGAGGAAATCCAAAAATTTAAGAAAGAATTAGAATTTGATGGTGCGACTCAATATGATTTTGCAAGGGTTCGGATCAATGTTTTTGATGCTTTAAATGGACCTGCCTTAGTTTTACGATTAATTCCTATTAAAATCTTGACTTTGGAGCAACTACGACTTCCTCCTGTATTTAAAGATGTCTGTGATGCTCATAAAGGCTTAATTTTGATTACTGGGCCTACTGGTTCAGGTAAATCAACTACTCTAGCGGCAATGATTGATTATATCAACAGTGAACAAGCAAAACATATTATTACTATTGAAGATCCTGTGGAATTTGTTCACAAAAGTCGTAAAGCCTTGATTAAACAAAGAGAAGTGGGGATGAATACCCTTAAATTTGATAATGCCCTGAAAGCGGCTTTGCGGGAAGATCCTGATATTATTCTAGTGGGAGAAATGCGGGATAAGGAAACAGTTAACACTGCTCTTAAAGCGGCACAAACCGGTCACTTAGTTATGGGTACGTTACACACCAACAATGCCATTAAAACTTTGGAACGTATTTTTACTTTATATACCGCAGAAGAACAAACTGCAATTCGATCGGCTTTGGCAGAGTCCTTGGTGGCGATTATTGCTCAGGGATTGTGCCGTACTACAGACGGTAAACGGGCCGCTTATCATGATATTCTTGTCAACACAGAAACAGTAAAAGATTATATTCTCAGTAATAAATATGAGGAAATCGGAATGTTGATGGCTGACGGAGAATATGACGGTATGATGACTATGAATAAATCTTTATTTAGTCTTTATCAAGACGGACGAATAACTGAAGAAACGGCCTTGGAAAGATCTCCAACTCGCAATGAAATGGCAATGATGTTACGAGGCAGAATTTAA
- a CDS encoding response regulator transcription factor, with the protein MSKVLLVDDMKAELELLNQYLTQAGYEVVTANSGKEALDKVDNNKPDIIVTDWMMPEMGGLDLCRQLRKNPDTASIPVIACTAKNRDVDKMWATRQGVTAYIVKPCTKEDLINAVKSAIDR; encoded by the coding sequence ATGAGTAAAGTATTATTAGTTGATGATATGAAAGCCGAATTAGAACTACTAAACCAATACCTTACACAGGCAGGTTACGAAGTAGTTACGGCTAACAGTGGTAAAGAAGCCCTTGACAAAGTAGATAATAACAAACCAGATATTATTGTAACTGACTGGATGATGCCAGAAATGGGAGGATTGGATTTATGCCGTCAACTCAGAAAAAACCCCGATACAGCAAGTATTCCTGTGATTGCTTGTACGGCAAAGAATCGAGATGTTGATAAAATGTGGGCAACTAGGCAAGGAGTTACGGCTTATATTGTAAAACCATGTACAAAGGAAGATTTGATCAATGCAGTAAAATCGGCCATCGATCGTTAA
- a CDS encoding response regulator, protein MNEEYPPLEILRKISENRQTGHLQIHTNYVKWNIYLVEGKIQYAQHSLQSLETLKSYLIYLKIPISNIIFSSFTKANSLFFLLLTIKELVEQNHINTTQKNILLQKLTEDAIESFICLPEGLTKWEIDKTLSSMGAPIIFNHNSIKGSGQIIDAMKDRVSQWQKLQPFISSPHQRPSCPNLSLLSTKIQGANLTPSILHKLVSTMKGESLRNISFLLKQDDLKLGQILYPYIKHNIIVLDTPKSPLDKLPSIPSVNSVSSLFVPNSQKKERSFTSSDEKINISPSSLKSTTTSSPSNTDNNISLSVQKPPSNSSKIPKIICIDDSQVMLDTIKDYLGSQNYETLTVANPMQCLPSLFASKPDLILLDLSMPNINGNRLCQILRSSPTFKKIPIIIVSGNTNMLTKEKIEAIGANNFLPKPFTKEELLVIVNKYLL, encoded by the coding sequence ATGAACGAAGAATATCCTCCTTTAGAAATCCTCAGAAAAATCTCCGAAAATCGACAAACTGGACATTTACAAATTCACACAAATTATGTTAAATGGAATATTTATTTAGTGGAAGGCAAAATACAATATGCTCAACACAGTTTGCAGTCCCTTGAAACTCTAAAAAGTTATTTAATATATTTAAAAATTCCCATTTCAAATATTATCTTTTCTTCTTTTACAAAGGCAAATAGTCTATTTTTTTTACTATTAACTATTAAAGAATTAGTAGAACAAAACCACATTAACACGACGCAAAAAAATATCTTATTACAAAAATTAACAGAAGATGCGATCGAATCTTTTATTTGCCTACCCGAAGGACTCACTAAGTGGGAAATTGATAAGACTTTATCCTCGATGGGAGCCCCAATAATATTTAATCATAATAGTATTAAAGGGAGTGGTCAAATCATTGATGCAATGAAAGACAGAGTTAGTCAATGGCAAAAGCTACAACCCTTTATTTCTTCACCTCATCAACGCCCTTCTTGTCCAAATTTAAGCCTACTATCAACGAAAATACAAGGAGCAAATCTCACCCCTTCCATACTACATAAGTTGGTGAGCACCATGAAGGGTGAAAGTCTCAGAAATATTAGCTTTCTTCTTAAGCAAGATGACTTGAAACTAGGTCAAATATTATATCCTTATATCAAACATAACATTATTGTCCTCGACACTCCTAAATCTCCCCTTGATAAATTACCTTCAATTCCTTCTGTTAATAGTGTTTCTTCCCTTTTTGTACCTAATTCACAAAAAAAAGAAAGAAGTTTTACTTCTTCCGATGAGAAAATCAATATTTCTCCTTCATCATTAAAATCCACAACAACGTCTTCCCCCAGCAATACAGATAATAATATTTCCCTATCGGTGCAAAAACCCCCTTCTAACTCATCGAAAATCCCTAAAATTATTTGTATTGATGACAGTCAAGTAATGCTAGATACCATTAAGGATTATCTAGGAAGTCAAAATTATGAAACTTTGACAGTGGCAAATCCCATGCAATGTTTACCCTCTCTGTTTGCCAGTAAACCGGATTTAATATTACTTGATTTATCAATGCCGAATATTAATGGTAATCGTCTTTGTCAAATCTTGCGTAGTAGTCCCACTTTCAAAAAAATTCCTATTATCATTGTCAGTGGCAATACTAATATGTTAACCAAAGAAAAAATAGAAGCGATCGGTGCAAATAACTTCTTGCCTAAACCATTTACGAAAGAGGAATTATTAGTTATTGTAAATAAATACTTGTTATAA
- a CDS encoding glutathione S-transferase family protein translates to MSKQNKSLPTSFFIVIARFVWKSLWQLMMSQLAPNEKGSYNRPSSQFLHQINSYSDSIYTLEADRYCLYVGLSCPWAHRTLMVRTLKGLENSIEVKMVIPSVNQGGWIMEELSENCQTLRQLYQLSQPNYQGRCTVPVLWDKTTKTIVNNESSEIIIILNSQFNQFATNAELNLYPDDLKLSIDSWNEKIYHHVNNGVYRCGFAQTQSTYEDACNSLFSVLDDIEANLLNNRYLCGDRLTLADIRLFTTLIRFDIVYYSLFKCSLKSIDSYSNLSRYVKDIDNLSAIKDTYDLKVIQKDYFGNLFPLNPSGIIPLS, encoded by the coding sequence ATGAGTAAGCAAAATAAATCTTTACCAACATCTTTTTTTATTGTCATAGCGCGATTCGTCTGGAAAAGTTTATGGCAACTAATGATGTCTCAGTTAGCACCTAATGAAAAGGGTAGCTATAATCGTCCATCTAGTCAATTTCTTCATCAAATTAATTCCTATAGCGATAGTATTTATACTCTAGAAGCTGATCGATATTGTTTATATGTTGGTTTAAGTTGTCCTTGGGCACATCGTACTCTAATGGTGAGAACTTTGAAAGGATTGGAAAACTCGATCGAGGTTAAAATGGTGATTCCCTCGGTTAATCAAGGGGGTTGGATAATGGAAGAACTATCAGAAAATTGTCAAACTTTACGACAACTTTATCAACTATCTCAACCTAATTATCAAGGACGTTGTACTGTACCTGTTTTGTGGGATAAAACAACTAAAACCATCGTTAATAATGAGAGTTCTGAGATTATTATAATTCTTAATAGTCAGTTTAATCAGTTCGCCACTAATGCTGAATTAAACCTTTATCCTGATGATCTTAAATTGTCGATCGACTCATGGAATGAAAAAATTTATCATCATGTTAATAATGGGGTTTATCGTTGCGGTTTTGCTCAAACTCAATCGACTTATGAAGATGCTTGTAACAGTTTATTCTCAGTTTTAGATGATATTGAAGCAAATCTGCTTAATAATCGTTATTTATGTGGTGATCGATTAACTTTAGCCGATATTCGTTTATTTACTACCTTGATTCGTTTTGATATAGTTTATTACAGTTTGTTTAAGTGTAGTTTAAAATCGATCGATAGCTATTCCAATTTAAGTAGATATGTGAAAGATATTGATAACTTATCAGCAATTAAGGACACCTATGACTTAAAAGTCATTCAAAAAGATTATTTTGGCAACTTATTTCCTCTCAATCCTAGTGGTATTATTCCTCTTTCTTAA
- a CDS encoding MHYT domain-containing protein gives MIDVTYDIPLVILSAIIAVGAGFFTIEMSNEIVLNKGIERWTWLIISAMTMGMGIWGMHFIAMTAFSMGMEISYDFLLVLISLLAAVIGCVQGLYIITQPLVNLKTLIAASITMGGAIAGMHYIGMAAMRVSATVNYDPIIVTLSVIIAIVVSFAAMKIVISLRQMKKNSLYSFYKIIASLIMGAAVLSMHYTGMAAAKFKIDVNSLLSQVNFLDSQVIGSSVGITVIGMFAIIYIVLLNASWNRSV, from the coding sequence ATGATAGACGTTACCTATGATATTCCCCTTGTGATATTATCAGCAATCATTGCGGTAGGGGCAGGTTTTTTTACGATCGAGATGTCCAATGAAATCGTTTTAAATAAAGGCATCGAGCGTTGGACTTGGTTAATCATTAGTGCTATGACAATGGGGATGGGTATTTGGGGTATGCACTTTATCGCCATGACGGCTTTTTCTATGGGCATGGAAATTAGCTATGATTTTCTCCTCGTTTTAATTTCTCTTTTAGCGGCGGTAATTGGCTGTGTACAAGGTTTATATATTATTACTCAACCATTAGTTAATTTAAAAACCCTTATAGCTGCTTCTATCACTATGGGAGGTGCGATCGCCGGTATGCACTATATTGGGATGGCAGCCATGAGAGTATCTGCGACAGTTAACTATGATCCGATTATCGTTACATTATCTGTAATTATTGCCATTGTTGTCTCTTTTGCGGCCATGAAAATAGTGATTAGTCTCAGACAGATGAAGAAAAACTCTCTTTATTCTTTTTATAAAATTATTGCTTCCTTAATTATGGGGGCTGCAGTACTTTCCATGCACTACACAGGCATGGCGGCGGCTAAATTCAAAATTGATGTAAACTCCTTATTATCTCAGGTTAACTTTTTAGATAGTCAAGTAATTGGTTCATCTGTTGGCATTACCGTGATTGGAATGTTTGCAATTATTTATATAGTTTTACTTAACGCCAGTTGGAATCGATCGGTTTAA